A part of Vulpes lagopus strain Blue_001 chromosome 4, ASM1834538v1, whole genome shotgun sequence genomic DNA contains:
- the SLC4A2 gene encoding anion exchange protein 2 isoform X2, translating into MDFLLRSQPEPESLGPAAPGFPEQEDDELHRTLGVERFEEILQEAGSRGGEEPGRSYGEEDFEYHRQSSHHIHHPLSTHLPPDTRRRKTPQGPGRKPRRRPGASPTGETPTIEEGEEDEEEASEAEGTRALSQPTPASTPSSVQFFLQEDEGADRKGGRTSPSPPPLPHQEAAPHASKGAQTGALVEEVVAAASGAAGGDDGGASARPLTKAQPGHRSYNLQERRRIGSMTGAEQALLPRVPTDESEAQTLATADLDLMKSHRFEDVPGVRRHLVRKNAKGSGQGGREGREPGPTPRTRPRAPHKPHEVFVELNELLLDRNQEPQWRETARWIKFEEDVEEETERWGKPHVASLSFRSLLELRRTLAHGAVLLDLDQQTLPGVAHQVVEQMVISDQIKAEDRANVLRALLLKHSHPSDEKDFSFPRNISAGSLGSLLGHHHGQGPESDPHVTEPLIGGVPETRLDVERERELPPPAPPAGITRSKSKHELKLLEKIPENAEATVVLVGCVEFLSRPTMAFVRLREAVELDAVLEVPVPVRFLFLLLGPSSANMDYHEIGRSISTLMSDKQFHEAAYLADEREDLLTAINAFLDCSVVLPPSEVQGEELLRSVAHFQRQMLKKREEQGRLLPPGAGLEPKSAQDKALLQMVEVAGAVEDDPLRRTGRPFGGLIRDVRRRYPHYLSDFRDALDPQCLAAVIFIYFAALSPAITFGGLLGEKTQDLIGVSELIMSTALQGVVFCLLGAQPLLVIGFSGPLLVFEEAFFSFCSSNNLEYLVGRVWIGFWLVLLALLMVALEGSFLVRFVSRFTQEIFAFLISLIFIYETFYKLIKIFQEHPLHGCSVSNGSEAHSGDNDTWHGAGATLGPGNGSSPGPVGQGRPRGQPNTALLSLVLMAGTFFIAFFLRKFKNSRFFPGRVRRVIGDFGVPIAILIMVLVDYSIEDTYTQKLSVPSGFSVTAPEKRGWVINPLGENSSFPVWMMVASLLPAILVFILIFMETQITTLIISKKERMLQKGSGFHLDLLLIVAMGGICALFGLPWLAAATVRSVTHANALTVMSKAVAPGDKPKIQEVKEQRVTGLLVALLVGLSMVIGDLLRQIPLAVLFGIFLYMGVTSLNGIQFYERLHLLLMPPKHHPDVTYVKKVRTLRMHLFTALQLLCLALLWAVMSTAASLAFPFILILTVPLRMVVLTRIFTEREMKCLDANEAEPVFDEREGVDEYNEMPMPV; encoded by the exons ATGGACTTCCTCCTGCGGTCTCAG ccGGAGCCAGAGAGCTTGGGCCCGGCAGCGCCTGGGTTCCCTGAACAGGAGGACGATGAACTTCACCGCACTCTGGGTGTGGAGCGGTTTGAGGAGATCCTGCAGGAGGCTGGGTCTCGAGGCGGAGAGGAGCCAGGCCGCAGCTATGGGGAGGAAGACTTTGAAT atCACCGCCAGTCCTCCCACCACATCCATCACCCACTGTCCACTCACCTGCCTCCGGACACCCGCCGCCGCAAGACACCGCAGGGCCCAGGACGGAAGCCTCGCCGGCGCCCCGGGGCCTCCCCCACCGGGGAGACCCCCACCAtcgaggagggggaggaagatgaggaggaggccAGTGAAGCTGAGGGGACCCGAGCACTTAGCCAGCCGACCCCGGCCTCCACACCCTCTTCGGTGCAG TTCTTTCTCCAGGAGGATGAAGGTGCTGACCGGAAGGGAGGGAGGACCAGTCCATCTCCTCCACCGCTGCCCCACCAGGAGGCGGCTCCCCATGCCAGCAAAGGCGCCCAGACAGG AGCCCTGGTGGAAGAGGTGGTGGCTGCGGCCAGTGGCGCCGCAGGAGGTGATGATGGGGGAGCATCGGCGCGTCCTCTGACCAAAGCACAGCCCGGGCACCGGAGCTACAACCTGCAGGAGAGGAGGCGCATCGGGAGCATGACGGGGGCCGAGCAGGCACTGCTGCCCCGCGTCCCCACAGATGAGAGCGAGGCCCAGACATTGGCCACCGCTGACCTAGACCTCATGAAGA gtcACCGGTTTGAGGACGTTCCTGGAGTGCGGCGGCACTTGGTGCGGAAGAATGCCAAAGGTTCTGGACAGGGTGGCCGGGAAGGGCGAGAGCCTGGCCCCACGCCTCGGACCCGGCCCCGGGCCCCTCACAAGCCCCACGAG GTGTTTGTGGAGCTGAATGAGCTGCTGCTGGACAGAAACCAGGAGCCTCAGTGGCGGGAGACTGCCCGCTGGATCAAGTTTGAGGAGGACgtggaggaggagacagagcGCTGGGGGAAGCCCCACGTGGCGTCCCTGTCCTTCCGCAGCCTCTTGGAGCTCCGCCGGACCCTGGCCCATG GGGCCGTGCTTTTGGACCTGGACCAGCAGACCCTGCCTGGGGTGGCCCACCAAGTGGTGGAGCAGATGGTCATCTCTGACCAAATCAAGGCTGAGGACAGAGCCAATGTGTTGCGGGCCCTGCTACTGAAACACAG CCACCCAAGCGATGAGAAAGACTTCTCCTTCCCTCGAAACATCTCAGCtggctccctgggctccctgctagggCACCATCATGGCCAGGGGCCTGAGAGTGACCCTCATGTCACCGAGCCTCTCATTGGAGGTGTTCCTGAGACTCGGCTAGATGTGGAGCGagag CGGGAGTTGCCCCCTCCGGCCCCACCAGCCGGCATCACTCGCTCCAAGTCCAAGCATGAACTAAAGCTCCTGGAGAAGATCCCCGAGAACGCCGAGGCCACAGTGGTCCTTGTGG GCTGCGTGGAGTTCCTCTCCCGCCCTACCATGGCCTTTGTGCGGCTGCGAGAGGCGGTGGAGCTAGACGCCGTGCTGGAGGTGCCCGTGCCCGTGCGcttcctcttcctgcttctgGGCCCGAGCAGCGCCAACATGGACTACCATGAAATTGGCCGCTCCATCTCCACCCTCATGTCTGACAAG CAATTCCATGAGGCAGCCTACCTGGCAGACGAGAGGGAGGACCTGCTGACTGCCATCAACGCCTTCCTGGACTGCAGCGTGGTGCTGCCGCCCTCCGAAGTGCAGGGCGAGGAGCTGTTGCGGTCTGTTGCTCACTTCCAACGCCAGATGCTCAAGAAGCGGGAGGAGCAGGGCCGGCTGTTGCCCCCTGGGGCTGGACTGGAGCCCAAGTCAGCACAAGATAAGG CGCTCCTGCAGATGGTAGAGGTGGCAGGTGCAGTTGAAGATGATCCCCTCCGGCGGACGGGCCGGCCCTTTGGGGGCCTCATCCGAGATGTGCGGCGCCGCTATCCACACTACCTGAGTGACTTCCGAGATGCCCTTGACCCCCAGTGCCTGGCTGCTGTCATCTTCATCTACTTCGCGGCCCTGTCTCCTGCCATCACTTTCGGGGGGCTGCTGG GAGAGAAGACTCAGGACCTTATTGGGGTGTCGGAGCTGATTATGTCCACAGCGCTCCAGGGTGTGGTCTTCTGCCTGCTGGGGGCCCAGCCGCTGCTGGTGATTGGCTTCTCTGGGCCCCTGCTGGTCTTCGAGGAGGCCTTCTTCTCG TTCTGCAGCAGCAACAACCTAGAGTACCTTGTGGGCCGCGTGTGGATCGGCTTCTGGCTGGTGCTCTTGGCCCTGCTCATGGTGGCCCTGGAGGGGAGCTTCCTGGTGCGCTTTGTCTCCCGTTTCACCCAGGAGATCTTTGCCTTCCTCATCTCCCTCATTTTCATCTATGAGACGTTCTACAAGTTGATTAAG ATCTTCCAGGAACATCCGCTGCATGGCTGTTCTGTCTCCAATGGCTCTGAGGCACACAGCGGTGACAACGACACATGGCATGGGGCAGGAGCCACGCTGGGGCCAGGGAACGGGAGCTCGCCTGGgccagtggggcaggggaggccccGGGGCCAACCCAACACAGCCCTGCTGTCACTGGTGCTCATGGCGGGCACCTTCTTTATCGCTTTCTTCCTACGCAAATTCAAGAATAGCCGGTTCTTCCCTGGCCGG GTGCGGCGGGTGATCGGGGACTTTGGGGTGCCCATCGCGATCCTCATCATGGTGCTTGTGGATTATAGTATTGAGGATACCTACACCCAG AAGCTGAGCGTGCCCAGTGGATTCTCCGTGACAGCCCCAGAAAAGCGGGGCTGGGTCATCAACCCGCTGGGGGAGAATAGCTCCTTCCCCGTGTGGATGATGGTTGCCAGCCTGCTGCCGGCCATTTTGGTTTTCATCCTGATCTTCATGGAGACGCAGATCACCAC GCTGATCATCTCCAAGAAGGAGCGCATGCTGCAGAAGGGTTCTGGCTTCCACCTGGACCTCCTGCTTATCGTGGCCATGGGCGGCATCTGTGCCCTCTTTGGCCTGCCCTGGTTGGCTGCTGCCACCGTCCGCTCCGTCACTCATGCCAACGCACTCACCGTCATGAGCAAGGCTGTGGCACCTGGGGACAAGCCCAAGATCCAGGAGGTCAAGGAGCAGCGGGTAACGGGGCTGCTGGTTGCCCTGCTTGTGG gtCTCTCCATGGTTATTGGGGACCTGCTCCGGCAGATCCCCTTGGCTGTGCTCTTTGGTATTTTTCTGTACATGGGAGTTACCTCCCTTAATGGGATCCAGTTCTACGAGCGGCTGCACCTGCTGCTCATGCCACCCAAACACCACCCAGATGTAACCTATGTCAAGAAG GTTCGGACCCTCCGAATGCACCTGTTCACAGCCCTGCAGCTGCTCTGCTTGGCCCTGCTCTGGGCGGTCATGTCCACAGCTGCCTCTCTGGCCTTCCCCTTCATCCTCATCCTTACGGTGCCCCTCCGCATGGTGGTGCTCACCCGCATCTTCACCGAGAGAGAGATGAAATGT ctGGATGCTAATGAGGCGGAGCCAGTGTTCGATGAGCGGGAGGGTGTGGACGAGTACAATGAGATGCCCATGCCTGTGTAG
- the CDK5 gene encoding cyclin-dependent-like kinase 5 isoform X1, producing the protein MQKYEKLEKIGEGTYGTVFKAKNRETHEIVALKRVRLDDDDEGVPSSALREICLLKELKHKNIVRLHDVLHSDKKLTLVFEFCDQDLKKYFDSCNGDLDPEIVKSFLFQLLKGLGFCHSRNVLHRDLKPQNLLINRNGELKLADFGLARAFGIPVRCYSAEVVTLWYRPPDVLFGAKLYSTSIDMWSAGCIFAELANAGRPLFPGNDVDDQLKRIFRLLGTPTEEQWPAMTKLPDYKPYPMYPATTSLVNVVPKLNATGRDLLQNLLKCNPVQRISAEEALQHPYFSDFCPP; encoded by the exons ATGCAGAAATACGAGAAACTCGAGAAGATTGGGGAAG GCACCTATGGGACAGTATTCAAGGCCAAAAACCGGGAGACCCATGAGATCGTGGCTCTGAAACGGGTGAGGCTGGATGACGATGATGAG GGAGTGCCGAGCTCAGCCCTTCGGGAAATCTGCCTACTCAAAGAGCTGAAGCACAAGAACATCGTCAG GCTTCATGACGTCCTGCATAGTGACAAGAAGCTGACTTTGGTTTTTGAGTTCTGTGACCAG GACCTTAAGAAGTATTTTGACAGCTGTAATGGTGACCTGGATCCTGAAATTGTGAAG tCATTCCTCTTTCAGCTGCTGAAAGGCCTGGGATTCTGTCACAGTCGCAACGTGCTGCATAGAGACCTGAAGCCCCAGAACCTGCTAATAAACAGG AATGGGGAGCTGAAGTTGGCTGATTTTGGCTTGGCTCGAGCTTTTGGGATCCCTGTTCGCTGTTACTCAGCCGAG GTGGTCACGCTGTGGTACCGCCCACCAGATGTCCTCTTCGGGGCCAAGCTGTACTCCACATCCATCGACATGTGGTCAGCTGGCTGCATCTTCGCAG AGCTGGCCAACGCAGGGCGGCCTCTTTTCCCCGGCAACGACGTAGATGACCAATTGAAGAGGATCTTCCG GCTTCTGGGGACACCGACCGAGGAGCAGTGGCCTGCCATGACCAAGCTGCCAGACTATAAG CCCTACCCAATGTACCCGGCCACAACATCCCTGGTGAATGTCGTACCCAAGCTCAATGCCACAGGACGGGACCTGCTGCAG AACCTCCTGAAGTGTAACCCCGTCCAGCGCATCTCGGCAGAAGAGGCCCTGCAGCACCCCTACTTCTCTGACTTCTGCCCTCCATAG
- the SLC4A2 gene encoding anion exchange protein 2 isoform X1: protein MSSAPRRPASGADSFCTPEPESLGPAAPGFPEQEDDELHRTLGVERFEEILQEAGSRGGEEPGRSYGEEDFEYHRQSSHHIHHPLSTHLPPDTRRRKTPQGPGRKPRRRPGASPTGETPTIEEGEEDEEEASEAEGTRALSQPTPASTPSSVQFFLQEDEGADRKGGRTSPSPPPLPHQEAAPHASKGAQTGALVEEVVAAASGAAGGDDGGASARPLTKAQPGHRSYNLQERRRIGSMTGAEQALLPRVPTDESEAQTLATADLDLMKSHRFEDVPGVRRHLVRKNAKGSGQGGREGREPGPTPRTRPRAPHKPHEVFVELNELLLDRNQEPQWRETARWIKFEEDVEEETERWGKPHVASLSFRSLLELRRTLAHGAVLLDLDQQTLPGVAHQVVEQMVISDQIKAEDRANVLRALLLKHSHPSDEKDFSFPRNISAGSLGSLLGHHHGQGPESDPHVTEPLIGGVPETRLDVERERELPPPAPPAGITRSKSKHELKLLEKIPENAEATVVLVGCVEFLSRPTMAFVRLREAVELDAVLEVPVPVRFLFLLLGPSSANMDYHEIGRSISTLMSDKQFHEAAYLADEREDLLTAINAFLDCSVVLPPSEVQGEELLRSVAHFQRQMLKKREEQGRLLPPGAGLEPKSAQDKALLQMVEVAGAVEDDPLRRTGRPFGGLIRDVRRRYPHYLSDFRDALDPQCLAAVIFIYFAALSPAITFGGLLGEKTQDLIGVSELIMSTALQGVVFCLLGAQPLLVIGFSGPLLVFEEAFFSFCSSNNLEYLVGRVWIGFWLVLLALLMVALEGSFLVRFVSRFTQEIFAFLISLIFIYETFYKLIKIFQEHPLHGCSVSNGSEAHSGDNDTWHGAGATLGPGNGSSPGPVGQGRPRGQPNTALLSLVLMAGTFFIAFFLRKFKNSRFFPGRVRRVIGDFGVPIAILIMVLVDYSIEDTYTQKLSVPSGFSVTAPEKRGWVINPLGENSSFPVWMMVASLLPAILVFILIFMETQITTLIISKKERMLQKGSGFHLDLLLIVAMGGICALFGLPWLAAATVRSVTHANALTVMSKAVAPGDKPKIQEVKEQRVTGLLVALLVGLSMVIGDLLRQIPLAVLFGIFLYMGVTSLNGIQFYERLHLLLMPPKHHPDVTYVKKVRTLRMHLFTALQLLCLALLWAVMSTAASLAFPFILILTVPLRMVVLTRIFTEREMKCLDANEAEPVFDEREGVDEYNEMPMPV from the exons ATGAGCAgcgccccccggcgccccgcctCGGGCGCAGATTCTTTCTGTACT ccGGAGCCAGAGAGCTTGGGCCCGGCAGCGCCTGGGTTCCCTGAACAGGAGGACGATGAACTTCACCGCACTCTGGGTGTGGAGCGGTTTGAGGAGATCCTGCAGGAGGCTGGGTCTCGAGGCGGAGAGGAGCCAGGCCGCAGCTATGGGGAGGAAGACTTTGAAT atCACCGCCAGTCCTCCCACCACATCCATCACCCACTGTCCACTCACCTGCCTCCGGACACCCGCCGCCGCAAGACACCGCAGGGCCCAGGACGGAAGCCTCGCCGGCGCCCCGGGGCCTCCCCCACCGGGGAGACCCCCACCAtcgaggagggggaggaagatgaggaggaggccAGTGAAGCTGAGGGGACCCGAGCACTTAGCCAGCCGACCCCGGCCTCCACACCCTCTTCGGTGCAG TTCTTTCTCCAGGAGGATGAAGGTGCTGACCGGAAGGGAGGGAGGACCAGTCCATCTCCTCCACCGCTGCCCCACCAGGAGGCGGCTCCCCATGCCAGCAAAGGCGCCCAGACAGG AGCCCTGGTGGAAGAGGTGGTGGCTGCGGCCAGTGGCGCCGCAGGAGGTGATGATGGGGGAGCATCGGCGCGTCCTCTGACCAAAGCACAGCCCGGGCACCGGAGCTACAACCTGCAGGAGAGGAGGCGCATCGGGAGCATGACGGGGGCCGAGCAGGCACTGCTGCCCCGCGTCCCCACAGATGAGAGCGAGGCCCAGACATTGGCCACCGCTGACCTAGACCTCATGAAGA gtcACCGGTTTGAGGACGTTCCTGGAGTGCGGCGGCACTTGGTGCGGAAGAATGCCAAAGGTTCTGGACAGGGTGGCCGGGAAGGGCGAGAGCCTGGCCCCACGCCTCGGACCCGGCCCCGGGCCCCTCACAAGCCCCACGAG GTGTTTGTGGAGCTGAATGAGCTGCTGCTGGACAGAAACCAGGAGCCTCAGTGGCGGGAGACTGCCCGCTGGATCAAGTTTGAGGAGGACgtggaggaggagacagagcGCTGGGGGAAGCCCCACGTGGCGTCCCTGTCCTTCCGCAGCCTCTTGGAGCTCCGCCGGACCCTGGCCCATG GGGCCGTGCTTTTGGACCTGGACCAGCAGACCCTGCCTGGGGTGGCCCACCAAGTGGTGGAGCAGATGGTCATCTCTGACCAAATCAAGGCTGAGGACAGAGCCAATGTGTTGCGGGCCCTGCTACTGAAACACAG CCACCCAAGCGATGAGAAAGACTTCTCCTTCCCTCGAAACATCTCAGCtggctccctgggctccctgctagggCACCATCATGGCCAGGGGCCTGAGAGTGACCCTCATGTCACCGAGCCTCTCATTGGAGGTGTTCCTGAGACTCGGCTAGATGTGGAGCGagag CGGGAGTTGCCCCCTCCGGCCCCACCAGCCGGCATCACTCGCTCCAAGTCCAAGCATGAACTAAAGCTCCTGGAGAAGATCCCCGAGAACGCCGAGGCCACAGTGGTCCTTGTGG GCTGCGTGGAGTTCCTCTCCCGCCCTACCATGGCCTTTGTGCGGCTGCGAGAGGCGGTGGAGCTAGACGCCGTGCTGGAGGTGCCCGTGCCCGTGCGcttcctcttcctgcttctgGGCCCGAGCAGCGCCAACATGGACTACCATGAAATTGGCCGCTCCATCTCCACCCTCATGTCTGACAAG CAATTCCATGAGGCAGCCTACCTGGCAGACGAGAGGGAGGACCTGCTGACTGCCATCAACGCCTTCCTGGACTGCAGCGTGGTGCTGCCGCCCTCCGAAGTGCAGGGCGAGGAGCTGTTGCGGTCTGTTGCTCACTTCCAACGCCAGATGCTCAAGAAGCGGGAGGAGCAGGGCCGGCTGTTGCCCCCTGGGGCTGGACTGGAGCCCAAGTCAGCACAAGATAAGG CGCTCCTGCAGATGGTAGAGGTGGCAGGTGCAGTTGAAGATGATCCCCTCCGGCGGACGGGCCGGCCCTTTGGGGGCCTCATCCGAGATGTGCGGCGCCGCTATCCACACTACCTGAGTGACTTCCGAGATGCCCTTGACCCCCAGTGCCTGGCTGCTGTCATCTTCATCTACTTCGCGGCCCTGTCTCCTGCCATCACTTTCGGGGGGCTGCTGG GAGAGAAGACTCAGGACCTTATTGGGGTGTCGGAGCTGATTATGTCCACAGCGCTCCAGGGTGTGGTCTTCTGCCTGCTGGGGGCCCAGCCGCTGCTGGTGATTGGCTTCTCTGGGCCCCTGCTGGTCTTCGAGGAGGCCTTCTTCTCG TTCTGCAGCAGCAACAACCTAGAGTACCTTGTGGGCCGCGTGTGGATCGGCTTCTGGCTGGTGCTCTTGGCCCTGCTCATGGTGGCCCTGGAGGGGAGCTTCCTGGTGCGCTTTGTCTCCCGTTTCACCCAGGAGATCTTTGCCTTCCTCATCTCCCTCATTTTCATCTATGAGACGTTCTACAAGTTGATTAAG ATCTTCCAGGAACATCCGCTGCATGGCTGTTCTGTCTCCAATGGCTCTGAGGCACACAGCGGTGACAACGACACATGGCATGGGGCAGGAGCCACGCTGGGGCCAGGGAACGGGAGCTCGCCTGGgccagtggggcaggggaggccccGGGGCCAACCCAACACAGCCCTGCTGTCACTGGTGCTCATGGCGGGCACCTTCTTTATCGCTTTCTTCCTACGCAAATTCAAGAATAGCCGGTTCTTCCCTGGCCGG GTGCGGCGGGTGATCGGGGACTTTGGGGTGCCCATCGCGATCCTCATCATGGTGCTTGTGGATTATAGTATTGAGGATACCTACACCCAG AAGCTGAGCGTGCCCAGTGGATTCTCCGTGACAGCCCCAGAAAAGCGGGGCTGGGTCATCAACCCGCTGGGGGAGAATAGCTCCTTCCCCGTGTGGATGATGGTTGCCAGCCTGCTGCCGGCCATTTTGGTTTTCATCCTGATCTTCATGGAGACGCAGATCACCAC GCTGATCATCTCCAAGAAGGAGCGCATGCTGCAGAAGGGTTCTGGCTTCCACCTGGACCTCCTGCTTATCGTGGCCATGGGCGGCATCTGTGCCCTCTTTGGCCTGCCCTGGTTGGCTGCTGCCACCGTCCGCTCCGTCACTCATGCCAACGCACTCACCGTCATGAGCAAGGCTGTGGCACCTGGGGACAAGCCCAAGATCCAGGAGGTCAAGGAGCAGCGGGTAACGGGGCTGCTGGTTGCCCTGCTTGTGG gtCTCTCCATGGTTATTGGGGACCTGCTCCGGCAGATCCCCTTGGCTGTGCTCTTTGGTATTTTTCTGTACATGGGAGTTACCTCCCTTAATGGGATCCAGTTCTACGAGCGGCTGCACCTGCTGCTCATGCCACCCAAACACCACCCAGATGTAACCTATGTCAAGAAG GTTCGGACCCTCCGAATGCACCTGTTCACAGCCCTGCAGCTGCTCTGCTTGGCCCTGCTCTGGGCGGTCATGTCCACAGCTGCCTCTCTGGCCTTCCCCTTCATCCTCATCCTTACGGTGCCCCTCCGCATGGTGGTGCTCACCCGCATCTTCACCGAGAGAGAGATGAAATGT ctGGATGCTAATGAGGCGGAGCCAGTGTTCGATGAGCGGGAGGGTGTGGACGAGTACAATGAGATGCCCATGCCTGTGTAG
- the CDK5 gene encoding cyclin-dependent-like kinase 5 isoform X2, which yields MQKYEKLEKIGEGTYGTVFKAKNRETHEIVALKRVRLDDDDEGVPSSALREICLLKELKHKNIVRLHDVLHSDKKLTLVFEFCDQDLKKYFDSCNGDLDPEIVKLLKGLGFCHSRNVLHRDLKPQNLLINRNGELKLADFGLARAFGIPVRCYSAEVVTLWYRPPDVLFGAKLYSTSIDMWSAGCIFAELANAGRPLFPGNDVDDQLKRIFRLLGTPTEEQWPAMTKLPDYKPYPMYPATTSLVNVVPKLNATGRDLLQNLLKCNPVQRISAEEALQHPYFSDFCPP from the exons ATGCAGAAATACGAGAAACTCGAGAAGATTGGGGAAG GCACCTATGGGACAGTATTCAAGGCCAAAAACCGGGAGACCCATGAGATCGTGGCTCTGAAACGGGTGAGGCTGGATGACGATGATGAG GGAGTGCCGAGCTCAGCCCTTCGGGAAATCTGCCTACTCAAAGAGCTGAAGCACAAGAACATCGTCAG GCTTCATGACGTCCTGCATAGTGACAAGAAGCTGACTTTGGTTTTTGAGTTCTGTGACCAG GACCTTAAGAAGTATTTTGACAGCTGTAATGGTGACCTGGATCCTGAAATTGTGAAG CTGCTGAAAGGCCTGGGATTCTGTCACAGTCGCAACGTGCTGCATAGAGACCTGAAGCCCCAGAACCTGCTAATAAACAGG AATGGGGAGCTGAAGTTGGCTGATTTTGGCTTGGCTCGAGCTTTTGGGATCCCTGTTCGCTGTTACTCAGCCGAG GTGGTCACGCTGTGGTACCGCCCACCAGATGTCCTCTTCGGGGCCAAGCTGTACTCCACATCCATCGACATGTGGTCAGCTGGCTGCATCTTCGCAG AGCTGGCCAACGCAGGGCGGCCTCTTTTCCCCGGCAACGACGTAGATGACCAATTGAAGAGGATCTTCCG GCTTCTGGGGACACCGACCGAGGAGCAGTGGCCTGCCATGACCAAGCTGCCAGACTATAAG CCCTACCCAATGTACCCGGCCACAACATCCCTGGTGAATGTCGTACCCAAGCTCAATGCCACAGGACGGGACCTGCTGCAG AACCTCCTGAAGTGTAACCCCGTCCAGCGCATCTCGGCAGAAGAGGCCCTGCAGCACCCCTACTTCTCTGACTTCTGCCCTCCATAG